One Psychrobacillus glaciei genomic region harbors:
- the ftsY gene encoding signal recognition particle-docking protein FtsY, protein MSFFKKFKEKMLGTKEEIEETVSITNKFKEGLAKTRNQFTSKVNDLVAKYRRVDEDFFEELEEILLQADVGFETVSELMDSLRFEVQRKNIKDTASIQSVISEKLVEIYEAGEDNVTELQLEDDGLSVILFVGVNGVGKTTTIGKLAHRLKSEGKKVMLAAGDTFRAGAIEQLQVWGDRVGVEVIKQAEGSDPAAVMYDAIRAAKTRNADVLICDTAGRLQNKVNLMNELEKIHRVISREIPNAPHEVLLALDATTGQNALVQAQTFKEATNVTGIVLTKLDGTAKGGIVLAIRTKLHIPVKFVGLGEQMDDLQPFDSEKYVYGLFAEGLELESENESDK, encoded by the coding sequence ATGAGTTTTTTTAAGAAATTTAAAGAAAAAATGCTAGGGACGAAGGAAGAGATTGAAGAAACAGTTTCTATTACGAATAAGTTTAAAGAAGGCTTAGCTAAGACCAGAAACCAATTTACTTCCAAAGTAAATGATCTTGTTGCTAAATACCGAAGAGTAGATGAAGATTTTTTCGAAGAATTAGAAGAAATATTACTACAAGCGGATGTTGGCTTTGAAACGGTATCTGAGTTAATGGACTCATTGCGTTTTGAAGTACAACGAAAAAACATAAAAGATACTGCTAGTATTCAATCTGTTATTTCAGAAAAACTAGTGGAAATTTATGAAGCTGGTGAAGACAATGTAACGGAACTTCAACTGGAGGATGACGGTTTATCTGTTATTTTATTTGTCGGAGTAAATGGAGTAGGGAAAACAACGACCATTGGAAAACTTGCCCATCGTCTAAAAAGTGAAGGTAAAAAAGTAATGCTTGCTGCAGGAGATACATTCCGTGCAGGTGCCATTGAGCAACTTCAAGTTTGGGGCGATAGAGTAGGTGTAGAAGTGATTAAACAAGCGGAAGGTTCTGACCCTGCCGCAGTTATGTATGACGCTATAAGAGCAGCAAAAACACGAAATGCAGATGTGTTAATATGTGACACTGCAGGGCGTCTTCAAAACAAAGTGAATTTAATGAATGAGCTAGAAAAAATTCATCGTGTTATTTCAAGGGAAATTCCGAATGCTCCGCACGAAGTTTTGCTTGCTCTAGATGCTACCACTGGTCAAAATGCACTTGTGCAAGCACAGACGTTCAAGGAAGCAACAAACGTAACAGGGATTGTGTTAACGAAGCTAGACGGCACAGCAAAAGGTGGTATCGTACTCGCAATTCGCACAAAGCTTCATATCCCTGTTAAATTTGTTGGATTAGGCGAGCAAATGGACGATTTACAGCCTTTTGATTCAGAGAAATATGTATACGGTCTTTTTGCTGAAGGTTTAGAGCTTGAAAGTGAAAATGAATCAGACAAGTAA
- a CDS encoding putative DNA-binding protein → MIEKTTRMNFLFDFYQALLTDKQRSYMQLYYLDDLSLGEIAEEYDISRQAVYDNIRRTEAMLEEYEEKLCLFSKFQNRQETIEQLLLVAKDQSSENTLIQLINQLKEWD, encoded by the coding sequence ATGATTGAAAAAACAACTCGTATGAATTTTCTCTTCGATTTTTACCAAGCTTTATTAACAGACAAACAAAGAAGCTATATGCAGCTTTACTATTTAGATGATTTATCACTTGGAGAAATAGCGGAAGAATATGATATTTCGAGACAAGCAGTTTATGATAATATTCGCCGCACAGAAGCAATGTTAGAAGAGTACGAGGAAAAACTTTGTCTTTTTTCAAAGTTTCAAAACCGTCAAGAAACAATCGAACAGCTGCTGCTAGTAGCAAAGGATCAATCATCTGAAAACACACTGATTCAACTCATTAATCAATTAAAAGAATGGGATTAG